A genomic window from Cytobacillus suaedae includes:
- a CDS encoding sodium:glutamate symporter: protein MTAEMVGLSIILIGILLLIGKFIRVKVSIFQKYFLPSSIIAGFVALLIGPEVLGKIMIQFQGESSVFANGVFNEGVLTSWQALPGLLISVIFATLFLGKKIPNLKDIWITTGPQVSFGQSVAWGQYVFGLLLAITILTPIFGINPMAGALIEIGFEGGHGTSAGLSETFHELGFGEGANLAIGLATVGVVSAVVMGIILINIGVKKGKTTILKDPSDLPENKMRGIIEPEDRPSAGKMTTEPESIEPLALHIAIIGVAILVGKGILEALTYVESITWGAWTDTEIFTHLPLFPLAMIGGVILQLLIDKTEKFTLVNRKMILRIQGLALDFLIVSAMATLSLTVIGENFIPFLLLALTGIIWNIVAFVFLAPRMIPKNWFERGIGDFGQSMGMTAAGLMLIRIADSKGDTKALEAFGYKQLMFEPMIGGGLFTAASIPLIYQFGPLPILILCFIIMSGWMIVGIFYFGKK, encoded by the coding sequence ATGACTGCTGAAATGGTAGGGTTAAGCATTATCTTAATCGGGATATTATTATTAATTGGAAAGTTTATAAGAGTAAAAGTCTCTATCTTTCAAAAGTATTTTTTACCTAGTTCCATCATTGCTGGGTTTGTTGCATTGTTAATAGGACCTGAAGTGTTAGGAAAAATAATGATTCAATTCCAAGGAGAAAGTTCAGTGTTTGCTAATGGGGTTTTCAACGAGGGTGTCCTAACATCATGGCAAGCTCTTCCTGGTCTATTAATTAGCGTTATCTTTGCTACTCTTTTTTTAGGAAAGAAGATTCCTAATCTAAAAGATATTTGGATTACGACTGGTCCACAAGTATCTTTTGGTCAATCTGTTGCCTGGGGGCAATATGTTTTTGGATTACTTTTAGCGATCACTATTCTAACGCCTATTTTTGGAATAAACCCGATGGCTGGTGCATTAATTGAGATTGGTTTTGAAGGTGGTCATGGAACGAGTGCCGGATTAAGTGAAACATTCCATGAACTTGGATTTGGAGAAGGTGCAAATCTAGCGATTGGACTAGCAACGGTTGGCGTCGTATCTGCAGTCGTTATGGGCATTATTTTAATTAATATTGGTGTAAAAAAAGGCAAAACAACTATCCTGAAAGACCCAAGTGATTTACCCGAGAACAAAATGCGCGGCATCATTGAACCTGAAGATCGTCCATCAGCAGGAAAAATGACAACTGAACCTGAATCTATAGAACCTCTTGCACTTCATATTGCAATCATAGGAGTAGCTATTTTAGTTGGTAAAGGGATATTAGAAGCACTAACATATGTGGAAAGTATAACTTGGGGCGCATGGACTGATACAGAAATTTTCACCCACCTTCCATTATTTCCTTTAGCCATGATTGGTGGCGTTATACTACAGCTCCTAATTGATAAAACGGAAAAATTTACATTAGTCAATCGGAAAATGATTTTACGGATTCAAGGCTTGGCTCTTGACTTCCTTATTGTAAGTGCAATGGCCACCTTATCTTTAACCGTTATTGGCGAAAACTTCATACCATTCTTGCTTTTAGCACTTACAGGTATCATTTGGAATATAGTCGCATTTGTTTTTCTAGCACCAAGGATGATTCCAAAAAATTGGTTTGAACGTGGCATTGGAGATTTTGGACAATCAATGGGTATGACTGCAGCAGGCTTAATGTTAATTCGAATTGCTGACTCAAAAGGCGATACAAAAGCACTCGAAGCATTCGGATATAAACAGCTAATGTTTGAGCCAATGATTGGAGGCGGATTGTTCACCGCAGCTTCTATTCCATTAATCTATCAATTTGGGCCACTCCCAATCCTAATCCTTTGCTTTATCATTATGTCCGGTTGGATGATAGTAGGTATCTTTTACTTTGGGAAAAAATAA
- a CDS encoding OFA family MFS transporter codes for MKTTKNRWLIALSAVAIHISIGSTYAYSVYTKPIGESIGWKATEVTLAFTIAIVFLGLSAATFGRMVEKIGPRKSAMIAAVLFSTGQVGAGFAVSNELLPLFLMMYGVVGGIGLGIGYISPVSTLVKWFPDRRGLATGMAVFGFGAGALVTSPIAARLIESVGVHTTFYILGTIYFVLMISGASYITRPPQGWAPNVPVRIKERNNIKKPKEDLAQLTANEAIKTKRFWLLWGMIFINISSGIMIISVASPLSQEMVGLNVAAAASMVGLMGIFNGGGRIGWSSASDYIQRPTVFLIFFAIQISAFLTLPHVTNVIVFQILIFSVMTVYGGGFATLPAFIGDIFGTKELGAIHGYILTAWSLAGVVGPIVVSYIHDTTGTYTPAFLIFTILLVVALFLTILIRYDINKIKEKKQSTVYKIAN; via the coding sequence TTGAAAACTACAAAAAATCGGTGGCTAATTGCATTATCTGCTGTAGCCATCCACATATCTATTGGTTCTACTTACGCTTACAGTGTATATACAAAACCAATTGGCGAATCTATAGGTTGGAAAGCTACAGAAGTAACTTTAGCATTTACGATTGCTATTGTATTTTTAGGTTTATCAGCTGCCACTTTTGGACGAATGGTCGAAAAAATAGGCCCTAGAAAGTCAGCTATGATTGCAGCTGTTTTATTTAGCACAGGCCAAGTGGGAGCGGGTTTTGCTGTTTCTAACGAGTTATTACCCTTATTTCTTATGATGTATGGTGTAGTCGGAGGGATCGGATTAGGGATTGGTTATATTTCACCTGTATCTACCTTAGTAAAATGGTTTCCGGATCGAAGGGGGTTAGCTACAGGGATGGCTGTATTTGGATTTGGAGCGGGGGCACTCGTCACGAGCCCAATTGCAGCGAGGTTAATTGAAAGTGTAGGAGTTCATACTACGTTTTATATCTTGGGAACAATTTACTTTGTTCTTATGATATCTGGTGCCTCTTATATTACAAGACCACCACAAGGATGGGCACCTAACGTTCCGGTTAGGATAAAAGAAAGAAACAACATAAAGAAACCAAAAGAAGACTTAGCTCAACTAACAGCAAATGAAGCAATAAAAACAAAACGGTTTTGGCTTCTTTGGGGAATGATTTTTATTAATATTAGCTCTGGTATTATGATTATTTCGGTAGCTTCTCCTTTATCTCAAGAAATGGTTGGACTCAATGTAGCTGCTGCAGCCTCTATGGTCGGACTTATGGGTATTTTTAATGGTGGTGGAAGAATTGGATGGTCAAGTGCATCTGATTATATTCAACGTCCTACCGTATTTTTAATATTTTTTGCTATTCAAATTTCCGCCTTTTTAACGTTACCGCATGTAACAAACGTTATCGTATTTCAGATATTAATTTTTAGTGTTATGACGGTATATGGCGGTGGGTTTGCTACCCTTCCTGCTTTTATTGGGGACATATTTGGTACGAAGGAGCTCGGTGCAATTCACGGATATATTTTAACTGCTTGGTCCTTAGCTGGAGTAGTCGGACCTATTGTCGTTTCTTATATCCATGATACAACCGGAACTTACACCCCGGCCTTTTTAATCTTTACGATATTGTTAGTCGTTGCCCTTTTTCTAACGATACTAATTCGATACGATATTAATAAAATTAAAGAGAAGAAACAAAGCACAGTTTACAAAATAGCTAACTAA
- a CDS encoding LysM peptidoglycan-binding domain-containing protein gives MKKATKLLAPALGVGLVFGSVSVSASETVTVESGDTYWGIAQEYDDVSVEDIMEVNEYDPYTIPIGAEIIVPTERVKHVIQPGNTLNDIAAVYDGVSVEDLVRLNPEIDPYNLTIGSEIMVVDYEEETVPELDVIGVMTEARESVDSIFESRDENLKMINIESKQELVDHVRSFMSLDFGKWFAETYFKEKDDGLYLIPKDGITWLDTTIPYNVEEVNEREVRVIQERETEMLGHRNMIYTLHYDGDNWVVDTIDSEVLSDS, from the coding sequence ATGAAGAAAGCCACAAAATTATTAGCACCAGCTCTAGGAGTGGGACTAGTGTTTGGGTCCGTCAGTGTATCAGCATCCGAAACAGTAACGGTAGAATCCGGTGACACGTATTGGGGAATTGCCCAAGAGTATGATGATGTGTCTGTAGAAGATATTATGGAAGTAAATGAGTATGATCCGTATACCATTCCTATTGGAGCAGAAATAATAGTCCCTACAGAAAGGGTGAAACACGTTATACAGCCAGGCAATACACTAAATGATATTGCTGCTGTCTATGATGGTGTATCTGTAGAGGATTTAGTTAGATTAAATCCAGAAATTGACCCTTATAATTTAACGATTGGATCAGAAATTATGGTTGTTGACTATGAGGAAGAAACTGTTCCAGAACTTGATGTAATCGGGGTAATGACTGAAGCTAGGGAAAGTGTTGATTCTATTTTTGAAAGTAGAGATGAGAATCTTAAAATGATTAATATAGAATCCAAGCAAGAGTTGGTCGATCATGTTCGTTCATTTATGTCATTAGACTTTGGTAAATGGTTTGCCGAAACTTATTTTAAAGAAAAAGATGATGGTTTATATTTAATTCCAAAGGATGGAATCACTTGGTTAGACACCACTATTCCTTATAATGTAGAAGAGGTGAATGAAAGAGAAGTTAGAGTTATTCAAGAACGAGAAACAGAAATGCTAGGTCACAGAAATATGATATACACCTTACATTATGATGGCGATAATTGGGTTGTTGATACGATTGATAGTGAAGTTTTAAGTGATTCATAA
- a CDS encoding MarR family transcriptional regulator, whose product MDLMKILLEAHEISEQIQMYFVKEYQKVLQDHELTSKHTIIIQLSHTKGNPTMNEIAEVLGVTPSAASQFVKKLEQKKYVKREVNINNRRETFVLLGDKGKSFFEELNRIDRSVIEKYFLKLPEEDIIHYHSTLKKLYEIVVSNSNT is encoded by the coding sequence TTGGATTTAATGAAGATACTTTTAGAAGCTCATGAGATTTCTGAACAGATACAAATGTATTTTGTAAAAGAATATCAAAAGGTGCTCCAAGATCATGAACTAACATCAAAACACACAATTATCATACAACTATCACATACAAAGGGTAATCCCACCATGAATGAAATTGCTGAAGTACTTGGCGTGACACCTAGTGCAGCCAGTCAGTTTGTAAAGAAGTTAGAACAAAAAAAGTATGTAAAGAGAGAAGTAAATATAAATAATAGACGTGAAACATTTGTTCTGCTAGGAGATAAGGGAAAGTCTTTTTTTGAAGAGTTAAATAGAATAGACCGAAGTGTTATCGAGAAATATTTTTTAAAACTACCAGAGGAGGATATTATCCACTATCATTCAACCTTAAAGAAACTTTACGAGATAGTGGTTTCCAATTCCAATACTTAG
- a CDS encoding DUF1232 domain-containing protein: MLKNLFKKKTDLDRLSTSTIGEVDIIESEEELATDLKDKADKLNTEDINKHEEHFSEEKFWTKVRKFSKKAGSSVVYAVLLLYYTLQKPEVPLKVKATIVGALGYFILPLDIIPDLAVGVGYADDLSVVLFALVQVALYVNDEIKMQAKTKLKDLFGENVDTTDIDNKLGR; the protein is encoded by the coding sequence ATGTTGAAAAATCTCTTTAAGAAGAAAACAGATCTAGACAGATTATCCACATCTACTATTGGTGAAGTCGACATAATTGAAAGTGAAGAAGAACTAGCTACTGATTTGAAAGATAAAGCAGATAAACTGAATACTGAAGATATAAACAAACACGAAGAGCATTTTTCAGAGGAAAAGTTTTGGACGAAGGTTCGAAAATTTTCTAAAAAAGCTGGATCTTCTGTAGTGTACGCTGTTCTATTACTTTATTACACACTTCAAAAGCCAGAAGTACCATTAAAAGTTAAAGCAACCATTGTTGGGGCTTTAGGTTATTTTATTTTACCTCTAGATATTATTCCCGACTTAGCAGTTGGTGTAGGGTATGCTGATGACTTAAGTGTTGTACTATTCGCTTTAGTTCAAGTAGCTTTATATGTGAATGATGAAATTAAAATGCAAGCCAAAACTAAACTAAAAGATTTGTTTGGCGAGAATGTAGATACCACCGACATTGATAATAAACTAGGTAGATAA
- a CDS encoding VOC family protein gives MIQKVAQLGVPVKDINRAIDFYKEKLGLSLLFNTDSMAFFECNGLRLMLSLPEKDEFAHSSSVIYFQVNNIKESYENLLGKEVSFIDKPHVVAKMGQTETWMVFFKDTEGNTHALMSEVLV, from the coding sequence ATGATTCAAAAAGTTGCACAACTTGGTGTACCTGTAAAAGACATAAATAGAGCTATAGACTTTTATAAAGAGAAATTAGGTCTTTCTCTTTTATTTAACACTGATAGTATGGCCTTCTTTGAATGTAATGGGTTGCGTCTAATGCTATCTCTTCCCGAAAAAGACGAATTCGCACATTCTAGTTCAGTTATTTATTTTCAAGTAAATAACATTAAAGAATCATATGAAAACTTACTAGGTAAAGAAGTTTCCTTTATCGATAAACCGCATGTTGTAGCGAAAATGGGACAAACAGAAACATGGATGGTGTTTTTTAAAGATACAGAAGGTAATACTCATGCATTGATGAGTGAAGTACTAGTTTAA
- a CDS encoding helix-turn-helix transcriptional regulator has translation MVFSEKLKVERKNKGWSQEELAEQLFVSRQSVSKWENGQNFPSIEIIIRLSDLFEISIDELLRSDEELKEKVIKDSKQLAHPKLKFLFDVLFLIGFAFLILKIGITLLNKFTAFELSLMGGSVLWNVVPLLLMVGGGIGSGVVKEKYKED, from the coding sequence ATGGTGTTTAGTGAGAAATTGAAAGTTGAAAGAAAGAATAAAGGTTGGTCTCAGGAAGAGTTAGCTGAACAACTCTTTGTGAGTAGGCAATCGGTTTCTAAATGGGAGAATGGCCAAAACTTTCCAAGTATTGAAATTATCATTCGTTTAAGTGATTTGTTTGAAATATCCATTGATGAATTATTACGGAGCGATGAAGAGTTAAAAGAAAAAGTAATCAAAGATAGTAAGCAGTTAGCTCATCCTAAGTTGAAATTTTTGTTTGATGTGTTATTTTTAATCGGGTTTGCTTTTCTGATTTTAAAAATAGGAATAACTTTATTAAACAAATTTACTGCTTTTGAACTATCCTTAATGGGCGGTTCAGTTTTATGGAATGTTGTGCCCCTGTTATTAATGGTTGGGGGAGGAATTGGTTCAGGTGTTGTTAAAGAAAAATATAAAGAGGACTAA
- a CDS encoding GMC family oxidoreductase, translated as MKNYNVIVVGAGGGGAVVAKELGELGLKVLMTEAGPWYGNSKWPCPNTDKGADSSQHVDDLNIALFKQSYTKLENDMNDLITGKLRWGPANRERPPWTRVFEQSGFVWQNSGVGGSTQHYLANSPRAFPTMVDGEWPISYRELLPFYEKVEAELPVEFAPVTAKEELFYFGAKRAGWSLLSTLDVNSSGYRPQPNAILSPNPNLTNTNYSTYELSWMEGCTLAGHCINGCPHGPSVEKIAKRSTNVSYTPLALATGNVEIMPNTFTYKIITEDHPKEGIRATGVKVRNTWTDLEQEFYADCIVIAAGAIETPRLWLNSQLPFNEWVGKGLSNHNMDLVTGIFNSKELVSIINSSNVGPNVGHTSGARFDYPGLGSLLAMGLSPGLTASFAYGLSKAGNSPYLLNQTFSKGRIIGKGLMELMANYQNTMNLLIVTHDEIVKSNKVSITPTVKDEHGPVPAISYVATKKTLRRKKKLIKIASDILVSAGAKRVVHSDWPDGIMIHVMSTMRMGYVVDQNCEAFQVKRLFIADNSVLVNGLGGPNPTLTTQALATRTAKIINDKYF; from the coding sequence ATGAAAAATTATAATGTTATTGTAGTTGGTGCTGGTGGTGGTGGTGCGGTTGTTGCTAAAGAACTTGGAGAATTAGGCTTAAAAGTTCTCATGACAGAAGCAGGACCTTGGTATGGTAATAGTAAATGGCCCTGCCCTAATACGGACAAAGGTGCTGATTCTAGCCAGCATGTTGATGACTTAAATATTGCGTTATTTAAGCAATCCTACACTAAATTGGAAAATGACATGAACGATTTAATAACAGGAAAGCTACGTTGGGGACCTGCAAATCGAGAGCGTCCACCATGGACGAGGGTTTTCGAACAAAGTGGTTTTGTATGGCAAAATTCTGGAGTTGGAGGCTCTACTCAACACTATTTGGCTAATTCTCCGAGAGCATTTCCTACTATGGTAGATGGGGAATGGCCCATATCGTATCGTGAACTTTTACCTTTCTATGAAAAGGTCGAAGCAGAATTACCTGTGGAGTTCGCTCCAGTAACAGCCAAAGAAGAATTATTTTACTTTGGTGCTAAAAGAGCAGGCTGGAGTCTTCTTTCCACTTTAGATGTCAACAGCTCAGGTTATCGGCCACAACCAAATGCCATTTTATCTCCTAATCCAAACCTTACTAATACAAACTACTCAACGTATGAACTGTCCTGGATGGAAGGATGTACGCTGGCTGGCCATTGTATAAATGGCTGTCCTCATGGTCCCTCTGTAGAAAAAATAGCAAAACGCTCGACCAATGTAAGCTACACTCCATTAGCTTTAGCTACCGGAAATGTAGAAATTATGCCTAATACTTTTACATATAAAATTATCACTGAGGATCACCCAAAGGAAGGAATCAGAGCAACTGGAGTAAAAGTGAGAAATACATGGACGGATTTGGAACAAGAGTTTTACGCAGATTGCATTGTAATAGCTGCCGGAGCAATTGAAACTCCACGTCTTTGGCTTAATTCACAGTTACCTTTTAACGAATGGGTCGGCAAAGGATTATCTAACCATAATATGGACTTGGTTACTGGAATCTTTAACTCAAAGGAGCTAGTCTCAATTATTAATAGTTCGAATGTAGGTCCAAATGTTGGACACACTTCAGGTGCAAGGTTTGATTATCCCGGTCTAGGGTCACTTTTAGCAATGGGCTTAAGTCCAGGGTTAACCGCATCCTTTGCTTACGGTCTAAGTAAGGCAGGGAACTCGCCCTATCTTCTTAACCAAACATTTAGTAAGGGTCGGATAATAGGAAAAGGACTAATGGAATTAATGGCCAATTATCAAAATACAATGAACTTGTTAATCGTCACTCACGATGAAATAGTTAAGAGTAATAAAGTTTCTATTACGCCTACTGTAAAAGATGAACATGGACCTGTGCCTGCTATTAGCTATGTTGCAACTAAGAAGACCTTGAGGAGAAAGAAGAAATTGATTAAGATAGCAAGCGATATCCTTGTGAGTGCAGGTGCTAAGAGAGTTGTTCACTCGGATTGGCCAGATGGAATTATGATTCATGTTATGAGTACAATGAGAATGGGTTACGTTGTGGATCAAAACTGTGAAGCCTTTCAGGTTAAGAGATTGTTTATAGCAGATAACAGTGTTCTAGTTAATGGTTTAGGAGGACCAAATCCTACTCTGACAACTCAAGCATTAGCAACTAGAACGGCAAAGATCATTAATGATAAATACTTTTGA
- a CDS encoding alpha/beta hydrolase, with translation MSIIKYNKNRSVQGYLLEKMIPLFVTLKKDLSSIEETERFIQKVGEETIEPYQLVKVKLKSDIIEDRFENMQVFTLNNKNSHKQKVILYLHGGAHVNQPVDLHWKLMDKLACSLDAKIIAPIYPKVPHFNYQHTYPTLVRLYKSILDSIENSNLLTLMGDSAGGNISLSLAQSLRDHELPQPKDIILLSPCVDMVLDNPVISDYETRDPMLSVAGFDVIRRIWAADKSLDDPVISPIYGDFNDLGKISFFIGTYEGLYPDVMKLDKMLTEQGIDHSTFVYPKMNHVFVLFPIPEARDAINKMTTIINS, from the coding sequence ATGAGCATTATCAAATATAACAAAAATCGTTCTGTGCAGGGTTATTTACTCGAGAAAATGATTCCATTATTTGTAACTCTTAAAAAAGATTTATCAAGCATTGAAGAAACTGAAAGATTTATCCAAAAGGTTGGAGAAGAAACTATAGAACCATATCAGTTAGTAAAAGTAAAATTAAAGAGTGACATTATAGAAGACCGATTTGAAAATATGCAGGTATTTACATTAAACAATAAAAACTCTCATAAGCAAAAGGTGATCCTCTATCTTCATGGCGGTGCTCATGTGAATCAGCCTGTGGATTTGCATTGGAAACTAATGGATAAACTAGCTTGTTCATTAGATGCCAAGATTATCGCTCCTATTTATCCAAAAGTTCCACATTTCAACTATCAGCATACATATCCGACACTCGTAAGACTATACAAATCCATTCTCGATTCAATAGAAAACAGTAATCTTCTAACACTGATGGGTGATTCAGCGGGTGGTAATATCTCTCTTTCTCTTGCACAATCTTTAAGAGATCATGAACTGCCTCAACCGAAGGATATTATATTACTCTCACCTTGTGTGGATATGGTTTTGGATAATCCAGTTATATCAGATTATGAAACTAGAGATCCTATGCTTTCTGTAGCAGGATTTGATGTGATTAGACGTATTTGGGCAGCTGATAAGAGTTTAGATGACCCTGTCATAAGTCCAATTTACGGGGATTTTAACGATCTTGGCAAAATATCTTTTTTTATTGGGACCTATGAAGGTTTATATCCTGATGTGATGAAACTGGATAAAATGTTAACCGAACAGGGAATTGATCACTCTACTTTTGTCTATCCAAAAATGAACCATGTTTTCGTACTGTTCCCAATTCCTGAGGCTAGGGATGCTATTAACAAAATGACAACTATTATTAACTCCTAA
- a CDS encoding pyridoxamine 5'-phosphate oxidase family protein: protein MELVNFSKDAITSEEELREIVGTPHEYVIKKSVPMLDEHCKRFIEMSPLFFLSTSNAKGQCDVSPKGDFPCGIQIINNKQLVIPDRPGNKRIDSIINILSNPNVGLLFLIPGLEEVLRINGRATIIKDPEILNNMVLNGKPPLLGIGVDIEECFIHCSRALKKSKVWNTDSWPNTEDLPSWLDIFHAALEHNGVVVKK from the coding sequence ATGGAGTTAGTCAATTTTTCTAAAGATGCAATTACTTCAGAAGAGGAACTTCGGGAAATAGTTGGAACGCCACATGAATATGTTATTAAAAAAAGTGTACCGATGTTAGACGAGCACTGCAAAAGATTTATAGAAATGTCACCACTGTTTTTTCTGTCTACATCAAATGCAAAAGGACAATGTGATGTTTCACCTAAAGGAGACTTTCCGTGTGGAATCCAGATTATAAACAACAAGCAATTAGTCATTCCAGATCGTCCAGGTAATAAACGCATAGACTCTATCATCAATATTTTATCCAACCCAAACGTAGGACTATTATTCCTCATCCCTGGGTTAGAAGAGGTACTCCGTATAAATGGACGTGCCACCATAATTAAAGACCCTGAGATTTTAAACAACATGGTTCTAAATGGAAAGCCACCATTACTTGGAATCGGTGTGGATATAGAAGAATGCTTTATCCACTGCTCTCGTGCATTGAAAAAATCAAAAGTTTGGAACACCGACTCATGGCCAAACACAGAAGATCTCCCATCCTGGTTAGACATCTTTCATGCAGCCTTGGAACACAATGGAGTGGTAGTTAAGAAATAA